Proteins co-encoded in one Sus scrofa isolate TJ Tabasco breed Duroc chromosome 14, Sscrofa11.1, whole genome shotgun sequence genomic window:
- the C14H10orf128 gene encoding putative uncharacterized protein C10orf128 homolog precursor (The RefSeq protein has 1 frameshift compared to this genomic sequence): MGWGPSTLRALLLLLDVGGAQVLATGKSAGEETDIKYALIGTALGFIISAGFLALKICMIRKHLFDNDSSDLRSMNAGSSETMALKKRAPRLNLSLSERNAQVIEL, encoded by the exons ATGGGCTGGGGGCCCAGCACGCTGAGAGCTCTCC TTCTCCTGG ATGTTGGTGGAGCTCAAGTGCTGGCAACGGGCAAGTCTGCTGGGGAGGAAACTG ATATCAAATATGCCCTCATCGGGACTGCTCTGGGCTTCATCATATCAGCTGGCTTTCTGGCCCTGAAAATCTGCATGATCAGGAAGCACTTGTTTGATAATGACTCCTCAGACCTGAGAAGCATGAACGCGGGCTCCAGTG AGACCATGGCGCTAAAGAAGAGAGCCCCAAG GTTAAACCTCAGTCTCTCTGAAAG aaaTGCACAAGTGATTGAGCTCTGA
- the C14H10orf128 gene encoding putative uncharacterized protein C10orf128 homolog isoform X1 — MGSGALPVPGPRPWGLLQELDTQQELSSVGLRRRLPSPSVTWVLAPVPWSLWSHSLSCPPFEEPEAESQHGLGAQHAESSPLLLDVGGAQVLATGKSAGEETDIKYALIGTALGFIISAGFLALKICMIRKHLFDNDSSDLRSMNAGSSETMALKKRAPRLNLSLSESSTAIKLCNPDLDLCPWSSTHGKCTSD, encoded by the exons ATGGGCTCTGGGGCACTTCCTGTCCCTGGCCCAAGGCCATGGGGGCTGCTGCAGGAGCTGGACACCCAGCAG GAACTGAGCAGTGTTGGGTTGCGGCGGCGGCTTCCTTCCCCATCTGTCACGTGGGTCTTGGCTCCTGTCCCCTGGAGTCTTTGGTCACACAGCCTGTCCTGTCCGCCCTTTGAGGAGCCAGAAGCAGAGAGCCAGCATGGGCTGGGGGCCCAGCACGCTGAGAGCTCTCCTCTTCTCCTGG ATGTTGGTGGAGCTCAAGTGCTGGCAACGGGCAAGTCTGCTGGGGAGGAAACTG ATATCAAATATGCCCTCATCGGGACTGCTCTGGGCTTCATCATATCAGCTGGCTTTCTGGCCCTGAAAATCTGCATGATCAGGAAGCACTTGTTTGATAATGACTCCTCAGACCTGAGAAGCATGAACGCGGGCTCCAGTG AGACCATGGCGCTAAAGAAGAGAGCCCCAAG GTTAAACCTCAGTCTCTCTGAAAG CTCTACTGCCATTAAGCTTTGTAACCCTGACCTCGACCTGTGCCCTTGGTCCTCCACACATGGG aaaTGCACAAGTGATTGA